The DNA sequence TTTTGAAATTATGTCACATAATGAGTATATCTTTTCAATAAATCTTACAGAAGATGATTTGACACGTCACTATATTCTGGATTATTTAAATGAGAAATCTGCCAAATACAGTATAAACCCTTCCCGTGTTATTTTAGAGATACTTGAAGGCATCAGTGCAAGCGGAAAGAAAAACCATATCCAACAGTTAAATGCTTTAAAAGAAAAGGGATATGCCCTTGCTCTGGACGATTTTGGTATTGAATATTCAAACTTTGAAAGAGTCTTGGATCTTGATATAGACTTTTTAAAAATTGATGCAAAATATATAAAAGACATTGACACCAATCCAAAAAGTTATGAAATCACCAAAGCGATTGCATTTTTTGCAAAAAATGCCAATATCCCCTGTGTAGCCGAATTTGTACACAATGCCAGTGTGCAAAAGATTGTTGAAGACCTGGGCATTGAATACTCACAGGGATATCATTTCAGCAAACCCAGTCAAACACTTCCTAGCCCATAGGATATAAAATTTCCTGATGCACTTTATCGCAGGCGTCAAGCACTTCCTGTGAAAGTTCTACATCCATTGCCGCCAAACTTGCATCAAGTTGTGCCGGTTGCGTGGCACCTATAATAGTGGATGCAACAAAAGAAAACTGTTTGGACCAGGCAATTGCCATAGTTACCGGGTCAAGCCCTGCATCATGCGCTATTTTTAAATATTTTTGCGTCGAAGCGAGCGTCTTGTCATTAAGAAATCTTTGTGCCATGGCTCTTTGTCTTGCATTTTTTGATTGTACATACGTTGCAAATCTTCCTGTTGCATTATTTGTCTGATTGTATTTGCCGCTCAAGACTCCGCCTGCAAGCGGCGAATACGGCAAAAGCGAAATCTGCTCTTTTTCACAAAGCACAGCAAGTTCATCCAAAAATCTGCGATTTAAAAGAGAAAAATTGTTTTGAATGGACTCAAATCTGGCATATCCTTTGAATTCACTTGTCATTAATGCTTTTGAAGTACCGTAGGCCGTATCGTTGGACGTTCCTATATAACGCACCTTACCGCTTTGTACAAGTCTGTCAAAGGCTTTAAGACTCTCCTCAATCGGCACTACGGTATCCGGCCAGTGCATCTGATACAGATCTAGATAGTCAGTCCCCAAACGTTTAAGACTTCCCTCAACCGCCTTCTCAATATGAAAACTGTCTATTGCTGTCAGTCCGTGACGAACAGGCGGAACAAACCAACCGCTTGCAGCCCCTGCAACCTTTGTAGCAAGTATAACACTCTCACGCGGTTTTGTTTTGAGCCATCGGCCTACAATCTCTTCTGTCACTCCTGCAAGTTTGGCAGAAGGAGGTACAGGATACAACTCGGCTGTATCAAAAAAATTCACACCTGCTTCATAGGCTTTGTCCATTATTTCAAAAGCAGCCTTCTCATCAGGTGTCTGTGTCCCAAACGTCATAGTGCCAAGGCATATTGGACTGACTCTCAAGCCTGTTTTTCCTATATATCGAAACTCCATTATTTTAATTCTCCCCAGTTATCTCCGATATTTAAACTTGCCCGCAGAGGTATTTTGAGTTCTACAATATGATCCATAATATTTCGGAATCTCTCTCCGAGTACATCAACTTCTTTTGCATCAACTTCAAAAATCAGTTCATCATGAATTTGCAGTAACATTTTAGCCGGCAGTTTTTCCTCATTGATAATAGTATGGATTTTATTCATACTGAGTTTTATTATATCACTCACACTTCCCTGAAAAACAGTATTGACTGCTTCTCGCTCATAGGCAGCCTTGTACATCGGCGTGGCGTTTTCATAGTCAAAATAGCGTCTGCGTTTGAGTAATGTTTCTACATATCCCTGTTCTTTTGATTTTTCCACTATAGAACGAAAGTAGGCTTTAACTGTCGGAAAGGATGCAAAATACTTCTCTATAATTGCTTTTGCCTCTTTTGTTGGAATGCCCAGAGTATCTGAGAGTTTTTTCTGCCCCATTCCATATAAAAGTCCAAAATTAACGGTTTTTGCTATGTTTCTTTTTGCTTTTGCTTCCTCTTCACCGAATAATACCACAGCCGTCTGTAAGTGAATATCTTTGTCATGCATAAATGCATCCACCAAAACAGGATCCTGTGAAAAATGCGCCAAGAGGCGCAGTTCCATCTGCGAGTAATCAATACCAATGAGTTTTTTGCCCTCACCGGCTACAAATGCTCTACGGATTTTTGCACCCAGCGGTGTTCTTGTCGGAATATTTTGCAAATTCGGGTTTTTTGAGCTCAGTCTTCCTGTTGCTGTACCGGTTTGCACAAAAGAGGTATGAATTCTATGGTGTTCATCCTCATCCGCCAATTTTAAAAGCGGGTCAATATAGGTAGAGTAGAGTTTATGAACCTCACGATACTCCAGTAGTTTTGGGATGACGGGATGCTTCTCTTTTAAAGAACTGAGCACTTTTTCATCTGTAGAATAGCCTGTTTTTGTCTTTTTTCCCACAGGAAGCCCGAGTTTTTCAAAAAGTATCTTGCCGAGTTGCTGTGTTGAATTGATGTTAAACTCACTCCCCGCAAGTTCATAGATACTTTTTGTCAAGTGTTCGAGTGTCTCTTTTACCTCAATCAAAAACTTTTCTAAAAAGGCTGTGTCGACCTCTATCCCCTCCTCTTCCATTTTCAAAAGTGTATGAATAAACGGAATTTCAACTGTTTTTGCCTCTTCTATGAGGTGTGTCGCATCCTGGAGTTCCAGTTTTTGTAAAAAGAGTTTATAGAGTTTTCGTGTTATAAAAGCGTCCTCTGCGGCATACACACAGGCATCATCAAGTTCCACGGTAGAAAAGTTTTCCCCTTTTTTTACCGTATCTTTGAAATGCACCATTTCATGCCCTAGGAGTTTGTCAGAAAGTTTGTCCAGGCTTAAAGCAGATTCCGGGTTAATAAGCCATGCCAAAATCATACTGTCACAATATACAGGCAGCTCTTTTTCATCTAAAAAACGTAAAACAAAATGCAAATCAAATTTTATGTTATGACCCACTACACGAGAGTTGAAAATACGGCGCATAGCACTTCTGGCAACATCTTTGCTTACCTGATCAGCCACTCCCAAATAAAAATGCCCAAAAGGAACATAATAGGCTTCCTCATCATTAAAAGAAAAGCTAAAACCGACAAGTTTGTTTTTTATATAATCCAGTCCCGTTGTTTCCGTGTCAAAAGCAACAACTGTATCTGCATCGAGTTTGTCAAGAACCTTGTTCAACTCTGTTTCGTCCGTAAGCAGTGTCGCTTTAAAATCCAGTTTTGAAGCTTTTTCCTCACAGGACTCTTGCAGTTTTTTGGCGCTTTCCTGACGCTCGGGGCTGACCATGTTTTTTGCATGAAGTGTACGCAGAATTGCATTTTGTTCATACTTGACCAGTTCGTCATAAATATTTAAAAACGGATTTTCCACATCCATTTTATACTCTTCAAAATCAAAATCTTTGCACTCAAACACATCAGGATGCAAAGTTACCAACTCTTTTGACATATAAGCCTGTTCTTTTGACGCTATGAGCTTTTTTTGTGTCGCGCCCTTGATTTCGTCTATATGGGCATAAATATTATCAAGCGTGCCGTACTCTTTTAAAAGTTTCTCGGCACCGACTTTTCCTATGCCTTTGACACCGGGAACATTATCCGCACTGTCGCCGAGAATTGCCTGATAGTCTACAAACTGCTTGGGTGTTACGCCGTATTTGTCATAACATGCTTTTTCATTTACATATTTTCTTTTAATAGCATCGACAATAACGACTTTGTCGTCGTCTATGAGCTGGTAGAGGTCTTTGTCATGGGAAACGACTCTGACTTTGTATCCTTTTTCTTTTGCACATTTTACGACCGTGGCAATAATATCATCCGCTTCAAATCCGCTTTTTCCAAGTGTTTTATACCCCATCTTGTTTATCCATTCTATGGCAACGGGAAGCTGTTGTGTGAGTTCCGGCGGCGGCGCACTTCGGTTTGCTTTGTAATTGACATCTATTTCATTTCTGAAAGTATCGCCTTTGGAGTCTATGGCAAAAATGATATAGTCACTGTCATGCTCTTTTTGCAAACTCGAAATAAAATTGGTAAACCCGGTTAAAAGTCCGGTCGGGAAACCGTCTTTTGTACGTAAATGCTGAGGAAGTGCGTAAAAACTCCGAAAGAAAAATCCGAATGTATCTATGACTGTAACTGTTTTGCTCATGAAGAAACCTCTGCAGCATCAAGCATATCATTGATTGCCTCTTGCAGTATGCTTGAATCATAACCGGTATCTTTGGCACGTTTGAGTCCAAAATTAACTGCCTGTTCTGACAAAGGATTATTAACAGGAATGACAGTCTTGACTATATTCAAAGCAATAGCATACTCCTGTACCTCTTCCGGTGCACTCGAAGGATTGTCCGCATAACGAATCATTTCAACAAATTCTTTCTCAAAACTCCAGTGCTCAAAGATTTTTGCTGTTACCTGAGAACTTGTCACTTCTACATATGCTTTTTCCAGCTCTGCCAAATTGTTGGAATGCTCTGCTTCTGATTGAAAACTCACACCTTCATCTTCCTGGATGACATCACTTGCTATCAGAATTTTTCCTGTTTCTTGCAAAAATGCAGCCAAATACAATGTATCAGCCTTTTGTTTATCTATTTTTGCATACCATTTACGCATAAGCGTTGCCTGCATACTGGAGATTTCTGCAAATTTCTCACTTGTTACTCCGTAAGGTTGCATATCTACATTTAAAAGTTTACGCACAGAGTTTCCAAGCGCAATAGAGCGTGTCATGCTCATACCAAAAAGTGAAACAGCCTGTGCAACACTTTTAATCTCTCTCCCAAAACCATACAAAGGAGAATTGGCATGTTTAAGTAAATTGGCAACTATCATAGGATCACGTTCCACGACCTTGACCAAGTCACCGACACCTGCCTCTTCATCCGCATAAACCCGGTTAATGTCAATAATAGTTTTTGAAAGAGGAGGAAGCGATTTTATACTCTCAATAATTGAGCTCTTCATAAAATAAGCCTTTATTTTTCTTTTATTATAACATATTGTGCTAAAATGTTTTTAGAGCAAATACAACAAGGTTATGAGAATGAAAACATATGATGATAATTTAACCGGATTGACACAAGAAGAAGTGCAAGAACGCCTGAACAAATACGGCTACAATGAATTAAATGAAAAAGAAGAGAGTTGGCTGCATCGACTTTTACGACGATTTTGGGGACCTATTCCGTGGATGATTGAAACAGCTGCTGTTCTTTCTGCCATTGCACGCAGGTGGGAAGATTTTGCTGTCATCTTGTTTATGCTGCTTGTCAATGCTTTTGTTGATTTTTATCAAGAATCAAAAGCACTGAGTGCCATCGCCGTTTTAAAGAAAAAACTGGCAAGAAAAGCACTTGTACTGCGTGAGGGAACATGGCAGAATATTGATGCAAAAGAGCTTGTACCCGATGATATTATCAAAGTAAAAATAGGGGATGTTGTTCCGGCAGACTGTAAACTCCTGGGCGGCGGAGAGTTTTTGCAGGTTGACCAGTCTGCACTGACGGGAGAATCTCTGCCTGTCAACAAGCAGGCCCAAGAGGATCTCTATGCCAATGCTATTATCAAACAGGGTGAGATGATAGCACGTGTAACAGCTACAGGAATCAACACCTACTTTGGCAAAACGGTCGGTCTTGTCGCCAAGGCCGAAAAAGAGGAGCAGGGACATTTCCAGAAAATGGTTATCAAAGTGGGAGATTTTCTCATTGCTGTGACAGTTGTCCTTATAGGGATTATTATCTGGCATGGAGTCTCCAGAGGCGAGCCGCTTTTGGACCTGCTGATATTTGCACTTATTTTAACCATTTCGGCGATTCCTGTGGCGATGCCTGCGGTTTTAACAGTGACTATGGCACTGGGTGCCAGAGTCCTGGCAACCAAAGAAGCCATCGTTACAAAACTCTCAGCCATTGAAGAAGCAGCGGGCATGGACATTTTATGTTCAGACAAAACAGGCACGCTCACACAAAACATTATGAGTCTTGCCGAGCCGTATCTTGTCGGAGACTTTACACAGGAGCAGTTACTGCTTTATGCTGCATATGCCAGTAAAAAAGAGAATGAAGATCCCATAGAAAAACCGATTTTTGACTATATTGAGGCGCATCATCTCAGCAAAAAACTTCAAAAATCAAAAATGAAAAAGTTCATCCCTTTTGATCCGGTGCATAAAAAAACAGAAGGCGTCTTTGAGGATGGCTTCATTTATACCAAAGGGGCTCCCCAGGTTATTATAGAGTTATGTGATGAAAAAGAGTTTGATAAAAAAGAAGCCTACAAAAAGGTGGATGATTTTGCGCAAAAAGGGTTTCGCACACTTGGTGTGGCCTATAAAAAATGCGAAGAGGACTTCTACCATTTTGCCGGACTCATTCCGCTTTTTGATCCTCCGCGTGAAGATTCCAAAGAGGCCATAGCCGAAGCAAATGCCAAAGGTGTGGCAGTGAAAATGGTCACCGGTGACAATATCGCTGTTGCAAAATATATTGCCGGTATTTTAAATATCGGACAGGATATAGAAAACATCAAAGAACTCAAAGGACAGAGTACAAAAGAGTACATCTATCTTTCAGAAATTATCGTACGTTCAATATTGAAGACTTTGCAAAAAGATGCGGACAAAGAGGAAATTAAAAAAGAGGTAACCCAGATAGTCGAAGAAGTGCAAAAAGAGCTTGATGCGCAGCCGCTTCCTGAGGGAACTGTCCGTCAGCATGAGAGTGAAATTGTCAAAATTATTGAAAATGCCGACGGTTTTGCACAGGTTTTTCCGGAAGACAAATACTTTATAGTAGACAAGCTCCAAAAAGCAGACCATATTGTCGGTATGACCGGTGACGGGGTCAATGATGCTCCTGCACTTAAAAAAGCCGATTGTGGAATTGCGGTAAGCGGTGCGACTGATGCCGCGCGGGCAGCAGCGGATATTGTACTTATGGCTCCGGGTTTACATGTAATTGTAGATGCGATTGAGCAGGCACGTATTGTATTTGAGAGAATGAAAAGCTATGTTGTTTACCGTATAGCAGAAACCATTCGTATTTTGGCATTTATGACACTGGCTATTGTGGTGTTTGATTTTTACCCTATTACCGCGATTATGATCATTCTTTTGGCACTGCTCAATGATATTCCCATTATGGCAATTGCTTATGACAACACAAAAGTAGAGGAAAAACCGGTACGATGGGATATGAAAATCGTCTTTATTCTCTCGAGTTGGCTTGGAGTTGCCGGAGTGCTGAGTTCTTTTACCATCTTTTATATCACAATGGTCTATTTAAAATCACATCCCGATACAGCAATGTTCCTGCCGGAAGTTCCCTCATGGATCGATATGCATGATGATAAATCATTTTTGGGATTTGTCCAGACACTCTTCTTTGTGAAGCTTATTCTCGCCGGGCATTATACGATTTTTAACACCCGTATTGCTGACTGGTTCTTTAAAAAGCCGTATCCGTCATGGCCGCTTTTCCTGGCATCTTTTTTGACAGCACTCATCGGCACGGCCATAGGTCTGTACAGTTTTGGACTCATGACCCGTATTAACTGGCAGTGGGCCCTCTTTTTATGGGGCTATGTAAGCGTCTGGTTTGTATTTAACGACATGGTCAAACGCATAGTTGTCCGATATTATGAAAAACGCTATGGAGAGGAGGCCTTGTAATGAAAAAAGACATCTACAAACAAGAGTTATATGCCCTGCAGGTTGAACTTGTGAAATTTCAAAAAGAGGTCATTGCAAAAAACTTAAAAGTATGTGTGATTTTTGAAGGTCGTGACGCTGCCGGAAAAGACGGTATGATAAAACGTTTTACAGAGCACTTAAGCCCCAGAGATGCCAGAGTGGTCGCACTTGGAAAACCCAGTGATGTAGACAAAAAATCATGGTATTTTCAAAGATATGTCCAGGAACTTCCTGTTGGAGGGGAAATGGTCTTTTTTAACCGCAGCTGGTACAACAGAGCCGGCGTAGAAAAAGTAATGAATTTCTGCACACAAAAAGAGTATGAACATTTTATGAAAGAGGTTGGCAATTTTGAGCACCTCTTGGTCAATGCGGAAATTATTTTCATCAAATATTATCTTGATATTTCCAAAGAGGAGCAGAAAAAAAGACTGCAGGAGAGAAAAAAAGACCCGCTCAAACAGTGGAAACTCAGCCCGATTGACGAACAGGCACAAAAACACTGGAAAGCCTACTCAAATGCGCGCGATGAGATGTTTAACAAAACCTCCTTTGTCTTTGCCCCCTGGTATGTTGTACACAGTGATGACAAAAAAACAGCACGGATCAATACCCTCAAACATTTTTTATCACAGGTTGATTATAAAGACAAGAACAAAGAGTGTTTACGCTTTGATCACAGTGTCGTATGCCTTTTTGATGAGAGCTGTTATACAAAAGGATTAATTTATAAATGAGTTTAAATATTGATTTGGTACATTTTCTGGTTGTCACTGTTTTTAGCTTTTTGGTCGGACTCGAAGTCAAATCATACAGAAAACAGTATATTACTTCCAAAACAGAAAATCTTTTCTTTGGAGATGTACGCACCTACAGTTTTGTAGGAATTTTAGGCTTTGTTTTATTTGCGGTTGATTCGAGTCTGCATATTCTGTATGCGGGAGGTTTTTTGTCAATTACACTCTTGTATGCCCTGCTCTATCAAAAAAATCTTCAAGAAAACCAACGCAGTATTTTACTCTACATTGTTATGCTCCTTGTCTACTCTTTTGGCGCTCTGATTCAGACAGAGGCCTTATGGATGACAGCACTTCTGTATGTCAGTATTGTCTTTATATTGAATGTCAACAAAGGTGTTGAGAAGTTTACACAAGAGATCAATATCAGCGAATTTGAAACATTAAGCAAAATGATACTCCTCTCTGTCGTCATCCTGCCTCTGCTTCCCGATACAAAAATAATTCCCTACATTCCGCTCTCTCCTTTTAAAATATGGTTGGCTGTTGTAGTGATCTCAGGTATCAGTTACAGTGGATATATACTGCAGAAATACTTTTTTCCCTCCAAAGGCTACTACCTGACAGGAATTTTTGGCGGTTCCTACTCTTCGACGGCAACAACTGTTGTCCTGGCAAGGAAGGCAAAACAGCTGCAAGGATATGCCGTCATAGATGCAGCGATTATTTCGGCAACCGCGGTAATGTATCTGCGTCTCATTGTTATTGCCTTGATTTTTAATATTGAGATTGGAAAAAGTCTGCTTTTTCCTTTTATACTCCTGGCACTTACAGGATTTCTGATTTCTCTGTTTTATTTGAAAAGCGAACAAAAAACACAGGAAAATGTTGAAATTGTCGACCACAATCCCTTGGAACTCAAAACTGCTTTTTTGTTTGCCTTTTTGTTTGTTGCCATGATTGTCATTACCCATTTTGTGACAAAACATTACGGAACATCAGGCCTGGAAATACTCTCTTTTTTAGTCGGATTTACCGATATTGATCCTTTTATACTCTCTATACTGACAGGCAAGTTCTCTATCGAAAACACCCAGACAACTGCCGCTATAATGATTGCCGCAGGAAGCAACAACCTCCTTAAAGCTATTTATGCCTTATGGTTTGGTACAATAAAAAATACCTATAAATCGGCACTGTGGATTTCTCTCTTAGGTGTCATTACCATCGTATGGGGACTCTATTTTGAACATATATTGTAAGGAATGATAAATGAAAATGAAAAAAACCGTTTTACCCTGGGAACATCCAAAACTGCAAGAAGAAGACCCGCAGTCGTTAGAACTGATAAAAACCATTATGCAAAGCCCGACATATGCGATGGCGGAAGAAGACAAAGAGTTTATCAACTCTTATGAGGCAAGAGGTGTCCGACTCGAACTTGATTATCTCAAACCGGAACTCCAAATGAACAAACACGGCATAGAACATACCATAGTTGTCTTTGGAAGTGCACGGATTGTCGAAAAAGAGACTGCAATGAAACGGCTTTCTGCCATTGGGGAAATGCTGCAGAAAAAACCCAACAACAGAGACCTCTTACATGAACTCTATGTTGCAGAACGGATGGTTGGCAAAAGTATTTACTATGATGATGCCAGAAAATTCGGTCAGCTTGTAGGAAAAAGCGGAAAGAGTGCTGAGGACTGCCGTGTCACCGTGATGACCGGAGGCGGTCCCGGCATTATGGAAGCAGCAAACCGCGGTGCGTATGATGTCGGAGCCAAAAGCATAGGACTCAATATCAAACTGCCGCATGAGCAGTATCCTAATCCTTATATTACCCCTGATTTGTGCTTTTTGTTTCACTATTTTGCCATCAGAAAACTGCATTTTTTAAACCGTGCAAAAGCTTTGGTGATTTATCCGGGCGGATTTGGAACTTTTGATGAACTGTTTGAGACACTGACACTGATTCAAACAAGAAAATCACAGACAATCCCTGTTGTGCTTGTCGGCAAAAGCTACTGGAACAAAGCAATAGATTTTGAATTTTTAAAAGATGAGGGTGTCATTGCACCGCAGGATACAGAGATCATTACATTTGCAGACAATGCAGAAGAAGCATGGGAATACATTCTCTCATGGCATCAAGAACAGGGAACACCACTCTACAGCTAAAAGGCAGTCATGTATGGATATATATTTTGCAGTATTAAACTTCACTCTCTCCGGAGCCATCGGGTTGGTAGGTATCCTCACGCTTCAAAAAGTGAGTACACCCAATGAAGTTCTTTTTGCTCTCTTGCCGCTTTTATTTGCCCTGCATCAGTTTGATGAAGGTTTTGTCTGGCTTGGAATGGGTGGGCATATTGATACACGTGCCCTGGAGATTGCCGCAGGTATTTTTGTCTATTATGCGCAGGGTTTGCTGCCCTTTCTCATTCCTCTGGCTATCTGGCTCATAGAAAAAGACGGATACAAAAAAAAGCTGGTTGGAATTTTGGCAATTTTGGGTTTTGGTCTTGCTGTCTATACAATGTATGGACTCTCAACAGTACCAACAAGTGTCAGTGTTGTAAACAACACACTGTATTACAAAAATCCATGGACTGAAAACTTTTATGATGCCGGCATTTATATACTCACAACCTGCGGCTCTTTGATGCTCAGCAGCAGTATTGCCATAGAACTTTTTGGACTTTTAAACCTCATCGGTCTTGTTGTTATATATATTCTCAGACCTTACGGTTTTACCTCTTTATGGTGTCTGTATGCAGCAGCTATCAGCGGATTATTATATTTTTATTTTATTGAACGACGTATTCAGTTTCTCCAGGAACTCAAAACAAAAAAAGACGGTATAGGTAAAAAACTCGAACAGGAATTAGACAGACTCAAAAAAGCACATCCAAAGCTTTTTACTTCACGCCTCTAATGACACTGCAACAGTGTTCTGAGAGGATTCGTCAAGTAGTCATACCCATTGTAAATCGTAAATATCCCGTATAAAATCACAGCCACTGAAGAGAGGCTCATCATCATATTTCTAAAACTCGTCGCAGAGGCAAGAGAAGATAAAAATCCTAAAGAAAACATTGCCGGAATAGTACTGATACCGAAAATAAACATTACCAAAGCACCGTAAAGCGGACTTGCCGTACTTGCAGCCGTGATGGCAAAAAAGTAAACAAAACCGCAAGGAAGCAGTCCGTTTAACATACCGAGAATAAAAAAGCTTGTATTTGATTTTGAGTGTAAAATAGCCTGAAAAGATTTTTTGTAAAAATGTGATGAAGAGATGGAATGTTCTATCAATGTAAGAAATTTTATTTTTCCCATTAACGACAAACCTGCCAAAATCATTGCAGTTCCTGCGATGATGAGCAGTGTACCGTTTGCGGTATTGCTAAAAGTTGCCACCCCGCCGATTGCGCCAAAGAGTGCTCCTAAAATTGTATAGGTCAACACACGTCCAAAGTTATACAGCAGATGAGCCACTGTTTTGGAGACCTTGGAGCTTGCAGGTTCAATTTTAATGGTTGAATAGGCAAGGACGATACCCCCGCACATACCGATACAGTGTCCAAAAGAGCCTAAAAAAGCGATAGTGACAATTGTCAATAAATTTACCGTATCCACACTATTGTCCCAGCAGCTGTTTTCTTATTTTTGGATCTTTCATTGTTTCGCCTCGGAGCATTTTTAGACGCATCGTATCGAAATCGACCATGCCCTCTTTTTTGTGCTCATAAGCTCCAAAGCCATACCCCATAGGTGTCAGTTCATTTAATGTATAATAGGCCTTTCTTCCGTCTATCCATCGGTGCGTATCTCTGCTCATCACCCAGATAACGGCCCTGTCTTGAAATTTTTTGTCACTGAGCCAATGCACAAAATCCCCATGATCATGAAAAAACCAGGTCTTCCCATCGGGTGCGACAACCTGAGAGGCATATGTCAAATCATCTATGACCATGCCACAGTCACTGTCTTGAAACTTATGCAACTCCATTTTCAAAGGCAACTGTTTAAGATTTCCCTCTTTGATAACAACCATTTTCTGCGTTTTTTCCAAAGAGAGAAAAAGTGTAACAATAACAATAACAATAATTCCGATAAGAAGAATCGGCATAAATTTTTTCATATTTTTTTAACCTTTATGTGAAATATGTCCTTCAGCCCAATTAAACAGCTTTTTTAAAACCGGTACTTCATACAATTTAGACTTTTGCACACCCAATAGTCGGCACTAAAGTACCGATTCCGATGAAGCATTATATAGCGAAATTGTTACAGTTGTATTAATCTCTTCTTTTTTTACCTTTTCCCAGATCATCATAATGCAAAAACCTTTGTAAATCCTCTTGCAAATCCTCGTCCAAAGCATCCCAGATTTCTTTTTTTTGGGCATATCTGGGGAGATCTTCTTTTTTTGACTTTTTAATATCCCGGATAAGGTAATGATAGCG is a window from the Sulfurimonas hydrogeniphila genome containing:
- the polA gene encoding DNA polymerase I, which gives rise to MSKTVTVIDTFGFFFRSFYALPQHLRTKDGFPTGLLTGFTNFISSLQKEHDSDYIIFAIDSKGDTFRNEIDVNYKANRSAPPPELTQQLPVAIEWINKMGYKTLGKSGFEADDIIATVVKCAKEKGYKVRVVSHDKDLYQLIDDDKVVIVDAIKRKYVNEKACYDKYGVTPKQFVDYQAILGDSADNVPGVKGIGKVGAEKLLKEYGTLDNIYAHIDEIKGATQKKLIASKEQAYMSKELVTLHPDVFECKDFDFEEYKMDVENPFLNIYDELVKYEQNAILRTLHAKNMVSPERQESAKKLQESCEEKASKLDFKATLLTDETELNKVLDKLDADTVVAFDTETTGLDYIKNKLVGFSFSFNDEEAYYVPFGHFYLGVADQVSKDVARSAMRRIFNSRVVGHNIKFDLHFVLRFLDEKELPVYCDSMILAWLINPESALSLDKLSDKLLGHEMVHFKDTVKKGENFSTVELDDACVYAAEDAFITRKLYKLFLQKLELQDATHLIEEAKTVEIPFIHTLLKMEEEGIEVDTAFLEKFLIEVKETLEHLTKSIYELAGSEFNINSTQQLGKILFEKLGLPVGKKTKTGYSTDEKVLSSLKEKHPVIPKLLEYREVHKLYSTYIDPLLKLADEDEHHRIHTSFVQTGTATGRLSSKNPNLQNIPTRTPLGAKIRRAFVAGEGKKLIGIDYSQMELRLLAHFSQDPVLVDAFMHDKDIHLQTAVVLFGEEEAKAKRNIAKTVNFGLLYGMGQKKLSDTLGIPTKEAKAIIEKYFASFPTVKAYFRSIVEKSKEQGYVETLLKRRRYFDYENATPMYKAAYEREAVNTVFQGSVSDIIKLSMNKIHTIINEEKLPAKMLLQIHDELIFEVDAKEVDVLGERFRNIMDHIVELKIPLRASLNIGDNWGELK
- a CDS encoding plasma-membrane proton-efflux P-type ATPase, producing MKTYDDNLTGLTQEEVQERLNKYGYNELNEKEESWLHRLLRRFWGPIPWMIETAAVLSAIARRWEDFAVILFMLLVNAFVDFYQESKALSAIAVLKKKLARKALVLREGTWQNIDAKELVPDDIIKVKIGDVVPADCKLLGGGEFLQVDQSALTGESLPVNKQAQEDLYANAIIKQGEMIARVTATGINTYFGKTVGLVAKAEKEEQGHFQKMVIKVGDFLIAVTVVLIGIIIWHGVSRGEPLLDLLIFALILTISAIPVAMPAVLTVTMALGARVLATKEAIVTKLSAIEEAAGMDILCSDKTGTLTQNIMSLAEPYLVGDFTQEQLLLYAAYASKKENEDPIEKPIFDYIEAHHLSKKLQKSKMKKFIPFDPVHKKTEGVFEDGFIYTKGAPQVIIELCDEKEFDKKEAYKKVDDFAQKGFRTLGVAYKKCEEDFYHFAGLIPLFDPPREDSKEAIAEANAKGVAVKMVTGDNIAVAKYIAGILNIGQDIENIKELKGQSTKEYIYLSEIIVRSILKTLQKDADKEEIKKEVTQIVEEVQKELDAQPLPEGTVRQHESEIVKIIENADGFAQVFPEDKYFIVDKLQKADHIVGMTGDGVNDAPALKKADCGIAVSGATDAARAAADIVLMAPGLHVIVDAIEQARIVFERMKSYVVYRIAETIRILAFMTLAIVVFDFYPITAIMIILLALLNDIPIMAIAYDNTKVEEKPVRWDMKIVFILSSWLGVAGVLSSFTIFYITMVYLKSHPDTAMFLPEVPSWIDMHDDKSFLGFVQTLFFVKLILAGHYTIFNTRIADWFFKKPYPSWPLFLASFLTALIGTAIGLYSFGLMTRINWQWALFLWGYVSVWFVFNDMVKRIVVRYYEKRYGEEAL
- the ppk2 gene encoding polyphosphate kinase 2; this translates as MKKDIYKQELYALQVELVKFQKEVIAKNLKVCVIFEGRDAAGKDGMIKRFTEHLSPRDARVVALGKPSDVDKKSWYFQRYVQELPVGGEMVFFNRSWYNRAGVEKVMNFCTQKEYEHFMKEVGNFEHLLVNAEIIFIKYYLDISKEEQKKRLQERKKDPLKQWKLSPIDEQAQKHWKAYSNARDEMFNKTSFVFAPWYVVHSDDKKTARINTLKHFLSQVDYKDKNKECLRFDHSVVCLFDESCYTKGLIYK
- a CDS encoding HDOD domain-containing protein; the protein is MKSSIIESIKSLPPLSKTIIDINRVYADEEAGVGDLVKVVERDPMIVANLLKHANSPLYGFGREIKSVAQAVSLFGMSMTRSIALGNSVRKLLNVDMQPYGVTSEKFAEISSMQATLMRKWYAKIDKQKADTLYLAAFLQETGKILIASDVIQEDEGVSFQSEAEHSNNLAELEKAYVEVTSSQVTAKIFEHWSFEKEFVEMIRYADNPSSAPEEVQEYAIALNIVKTVIPVNNPLSEQAVNFGLKRAKDTGYDSSILQEAINDMLDAAEVSS
- a CDS encoding aldo/keto reductase; its protein translation is MEFRYIGKTGLRVSPICLGTMTFGTQTPDEKAAFEIMDKAYEAGVNFFDTAELYPVPPSAKLAGVTEEIVGRWLKTKPRESVILATKVAGAASGWFVPPVRHGLTAIDSFHIEKAVEGSLKRLGTDYLDLYQMHWPDTVVPIEESLKAFDRLVQSGKVRYIGTSNDTAYGTSKALMTSEFKGYARFESIQNNFSLLNRRFLDELAVLCEKEQISLLPYSPLAGGVLSGKYNQTNNATGRFATYVQSKNARQRAMAQRFLNDKTLASTQKYLKIAHDAGLDPVTMAIAWSKQFSFVASTIIGATQPAQLDASLAAMDVELSQEVLDACDKVHQEILYPMG